The following are encoded in a window of Anopheles stephensi strain Indian chromosome X, UCI_ANSTEP_V1.0, whole genome shotgun sequence genomic DNA:
- the LOC118505021 gene encoding modifier of mdg4-like isoform X6, with protein sequence MNPQQFSLRWNNYTSYIAGAFDSLRYEEDFVDVTLCCEGRKIRAHKILLSACSPYFKDVFKENPCQHPVIIFKNVRYNDLMSLVEFMYQGEVSVPQEQLPSFLHTAEVLAIRGLTDNTADTRQPASSTTSAIAQQLIQSQAVLDKSATITTTDSLYLTLPSNSTIVHQPKLVQAQIQTAPIITKPLIKQSPPEMPALTASTVTVPMAQQQQQPTIAKIQVQTAAQQQQQQQQQQQVQVQVQQVAVQQAQQTQQQPQQQTTTSQTQPQHQTTQATTLQEVVDNVVQPRKKKVKAQQIIATQPNSSVQSGSTVTVTTTSTGQSGDNELYETDTYTITTKDAREEQEHEQYTENGQTSGTTLKMEIPEFISVGEPLNPESYELVSENIEEKDDDEDMAQDNIEIEGSEMDMSRIFQGSTDEQTKSNILQDTELRFRCSICWKGFKHPMSLTLHKDLHSGKTKCPVCLRSFSRSYDMRIHLNKIHQVTLKLDARFNFKHMKSE encoded by the exons ATGAACCCGCAACAGTTTTCCCTCCGGTGGAACAATTACACGTCCTACATCGCCGGAGCGTTCGATTCGCTGCGCTACGAGGAAGACTTTGTCGATGTGACGTTGTGCTGCGAGGGGCGCAAGATACGCGCACACAAAATACTGCTCTCGGCCTGCAGTCCCTACTTCAAGGACGTGTTCAAGGAGAACCCGTGCCAGCACCCCgtcattattttcaaaaacgTGCGCTACAATGACCTGATGTCGCTGGTGGAGTTTATGTACCAGGGCGAAGTGAGCGTGCCGCAGGAACAGCTGCCCTCGTTTCTGCACACGGCGGAGGTGCTGGCGATCCGGGGGCTGACGGACAATACGGCCGATACGCGCCAGCCGGCCAGCTCAACCACGTCCGCGATCGCGCAACAGCTGATCCAGAGCCAGGCGGTGCTGGACAAGTCGGCCACGATCACGACGACGGACTCGCTCTACCTTACCTTGCCATCAAACTCGACCATAGTCCATCAACCGAAGCTTGTACAGGCGCAGATCCAGACGGCACCGATCATCACCAAACCACTGATCAAACAATCGCCACCCGAAATGCCGGCCCTGACCGCGTCAACCGTCACTGTGCCAATggcgcagcaacagcagcagccaacgaTCGCCAAAATACAGGTACAGACGgcagcacaacagcagcaacaacagcagcagcagcagcaggttcaAGTACAGGTCCAGCAGGTAGCCGTGCAACAGGCGCAGCAAACCCAGCAGCAGCCCCAACAGCAAACGACCACATCGCAAACGCAACCCCAGCACCAAACTACCCAAGCCACCACCCTACAGGAAGTCGTGGACAATGTCGTACAgccgagaaagaaaaaggtaaaGGCACAGCAGATTATCGCCACGCAACCGAACTCATCGGTTCAGTCCGGGTCTACGGTAACGGTTACGACGACGAGCACGGGACAGTCGGGCGACAATGAACTGTACGAGACGGACACCTACACCATCACTACCAAGGATGCGCGAGAGGAACAGGAACAtg AGCAATATACAGAAAACGGTCAAACGTCTGGTACTACACTCAAGATGGAAATACCGGAGTTTATCAGCGTCGGCGAGCCGCTCAATCCCG AAAGCTACGAACTCGTGTCGGAAAACATTGAAGAGAAGGACGATGACGAAGATATGGCGCAGGATAATATTGAGATCGAAGGATCGGAGATGGATATGA GTCGTATTTTCCAAGGATCAACCGACGAGCAGACGAAATCGAACATTTTGCAAG ACACAGAACTTCGCTTCCGGTGCAGTATCTGTTGGAAGGGCTTCAAGCACCCGATGTCCTTGACACTGCATAAGGATTTGCACTCGGGGAAAACGAAGTGTCCGGTTTGCTTGCGCTCTTTCTCGCGCAGCTACGACATGCGCATACACCTGAACAAAATCCACCAGGTGACGCTGAAGCTGGATGCCCGGTTCAACTTTAAGCACATGAAATCGGAGTAG
- the LOC118505021 gene encoding modifier of mdg4-like isoform X4 has translation MNPQQFSLRWNNYTSYIAGAFDSLRYEEDFVDVTLCCEGRKIRAHKILLSACSPYFKDVFKENPCQHPVIIFKNVRYNDLMSLVEFMYQGEVSVPQEQLPSFLHTAEVLAIRGLTDNTADTRQPASSTTSAIAQQLIQSQAVLDKSATITTTDSLYLTLPSNSTIVHQPKLVQAQIQTAPIITKPLIKQSPPEMPALTASTVTVPMAQQQQQPTIAKIQVQTAAQQQQQQQQQQQVQVQVQQVAVQQAQQTQQQPQQQTTTSQTQPQHQTTQATTLQEVVDNVVQPRKKKVKAQQIIATQPNSSVQSGSTVTVTTTSTGQSGDNELYETDTYTITTKDAREEQEHEQYTENGQTSGTTLKMEIPEFISVGEPLNPGNGTNNTFLQESYELVSENIEEKDDDEDMAQDNIEIEGSEMDMSRIFQGSTDEQTKSNILQDTELRFRCSICWKGFKHPMSLTLHKDLHSGKTKCPVCLRSFSRSYDMRIHLNKIHQVTLKLDARFNFKHMKSE, from the exons ATGAACCCGCAACAGTTTTCCCTCCGGTGGAACAATTACACGTCCTACATCGCCGGAGCGTTCGATTCGCTGCGCTACGAGGAAGACTTTGTCGATGTGACGTTGTGCTGCGAGGGGCGCAAGATACGCGCACACAAAATACTGCTCTCGGCCTGCAGTCCCTACTTCAAGGACGTGTTCAAGGAGAACCCGTGCCAGCACCCCgtcattattttcaaaaacgTGCGCTACAATGACCTGATGTCGCTGGTGGAGTTTATGTACCAGGGCGAAGTGAGCGTGCCGCAGGAACAGCTGCCCTCGTTTCTGCACACGGCGGAGGTGCTGGCGATCCGGGGGCTGACGGACAATACGGCCGATACGCGCCAGCCGGCCAGCTCAACCACGTCCGCGATCGCGCAACAGCTGATCCAGAGCCAGGCGGTGCTGGACAAGTCGGCCACGATCACGACGACGGACTCGCTCTACCTTACCTTGCCATCAAACTCGACCATAGTCCATCAACCGAAGCTTGTACAGGCGCAGATCCAGACGGCACCGATCATCACCAAACCACTGATCAAACAATCGCCACCCGAAATGCCGGCCCTGACCGCGTCAACCGTCACTGTGCCAATggcgcagcaacagcagcagccaacgaTCGCCAAAATACAGGTACAGACGgcagcacaacagcagcaacaacagcagcagcagcagcaggttcaAGTACAGGTCCAGCAGGTAGCCGTGCAACAGGCGCAGCAAACCCAGCAGCAGCCCCAACAGCAAACGACCACATCGCAAACGCAACCCCAGCACCAAACTACCCAAGCCACCACCCTACAGGAAGTCGTGGACAATGTCGTACAgccgagaaagaaaaaggtaaaGGCACAGCAGATTATCGCCACGCAACCGAACTCATCGGTTCAGTCCGGGTCTACGGTAACGGTTACGACGACGAGCACGGGACAGTCGGGCGACAATGAACTGTACGAGACGGACACCTACACCATCACTACCAAGGATGCGCGAGAGGAACAGGAACAtg AGCAATATACAGAAAACGGTCAAACGTCTGGTACTACACTCAAGATGGAAATACCGGAGTTTATCAGCGTCGGCGAGCCGCTCAATCCCGGTAACGGCACAAACAATACGTTCCTGCAAG AAAGCTACGAACTCGTGTCGGAAAACATTGAAGAGAAGGACGATGACGAAGATATGGCGCAGGATAATATTGAGATCGAAGGATCGGAGATGGATATGA GTCGTATTTTCCAAGGATCAACCGACGAGCAGACGAAATCGAACATTTTGCAAG ACACAGAACTTCGCTTCCGGTGCAGTATCTGTTGGAAGGGCTTCAAGCACCCGATGTCCTTGACACTGCATAAGGATTTGCACTCGGGGAAAACGAAGTGTCCGGTTTGCTTGCGCTCTTTCTCGCGCAGCTACGACATGCGCATACACCTGAACAAAATCCACCAGGTGACGCTGAAGCTGGATGCCCGGTTCAACTTTAAGCACATGAAATCGGAGTAG
- the LOC118505036 gene encoding serine hydroxymethyltransferase, cytosolic isoform X2 — MSKHVAKTSMAGNAKLLHENLWDQDPELMDLIRKEKKRQTRGLEMIASENFTSLSVLQCLSSCLHNKYSEGLPGQRYYGGNEFIDEIELLAQKRALEAYRLDPEQWGCNVQPYSGSPANFAVYTALIEPHGRIMGLDLPDGGHLTHGFMTQTKKISATSIFFESMPYKVDPVTGLIDYDKMEETARLFKPKVIIAGISCYSRCLDYKRFREIANQNGAYLFADMAHISGLVAAGVIPSPFEYADVVSTTTHKTLRGPRAGVIFFRKGVRSVKANGEKVMYDLESRVNQAVFPGLQGGPHNHAIAGIATCMMQAKTPEFRAYQEQVIKNARALCAGLLAKGYSVATGGTDVHLVLVDLRPVGITGARAEYILEEISIACNKNTVPGDKSALNPSGIRLGTPALTTRGLLEQDMQQVVDFIDRGLRLSKDIATVSGPKLVDFKRVIHEDATFSAKVQSLRKEVEQYSEQFPLPGYEDF, encoded by the exons ATGAGCAAACACGTCGCTAAAACTTCC ATGGCTGGAAATGCAAAACTGCTTCACGAGAACCTATGGGATCAGGATCCGGAGCTGATGGATCTGATACGGAAGGAGAAGAAGCGCCAGACGCGAGGACTTGAGATGATTGCCAGTGAAAATTTCACCTCCCTGTCCGTGTTGCAGTGCCTAAGCTCCTGTTTGCATAACAAATACTCGGAAGGTTTGCCCGGTCAAAG ATATTACGGAGGTAATGAATTTATTGACGAGATCGAACTGCTCGCCCAGAAGCGTGCCCTGGAAGCGTACCGACTGGACCCGGAGCAGTGGGGCTGCAACGTTCAACCGTATTCCGGCTCGCCGGCCAACTTTGCCGTGTACACCGCGCTGATTGAACCGCACGGTCGCATCATGGGTCTCGATCTGCCGGACGGTGGCCATCTGACGCACGGCTTCATGACGCAGACGAAGAAAATTTCCGCCACCTCGATCTTCTTCGAAAGCATGCCGTACAAGGTCGATCCCGTGACCGGGCTGATCGATTACGACAAGATGGAGGAAACGGCACGCCTGTTCAAGCCGAAGGTAATCATTGCCGGTATCTCGTGCTACTCCCGCTGTCTGGATTACAAACGTTTCCGGGAAATTGCGAACCAGAACGGTGCGTATCTGTTCGCCGATATGGCACACATTTCCGGTTTGGTAGCCGCCGGCGTTATACCGTCACCGTTCGAGTACGCGGACGTCGTCAGCACGACGACGCACAAGACGTTGCGCGGTCCGCGGGCCGGTGTTATCTTCTTCCGGAAGGGTGTGCGTAGCGTGAAAGCGAACGGGGAGAAGGTGATGTACGATCTGGAGTCGCGCGTCAACCAGGCTGTGTTTCCTGGGTTGCAGGGTGGACCCCACAATCATGCGATCGCCGGTATTGCGACGTGCATGATGCAGGCCAAGACGCCCGAATTCCGTGCGTACCAGGAGCAGGTCATCAAGAATGCTCGCGCCCTCTGCGCCGGACTGCTTGCGAAAGGGTACTCGGTGGCGACCGGCGGTACGGATGTGCATTTGGTGCTGGTTGATCTGCGCCCGGTCGGCATTACGGGTGCGCGGGCCGAATACATCCTGGAGGAAATTTCGATCGCGTGCAACAAAAACACCGTACCGGGAGACAAGTCCGCACTGAACCCGTCCGGAATTCGGCTCGGTACGCCGGCACTTACAACGCGCGGACTGCTCGAGCAGGACATGCAGCAGGTGGTGGACTTTATCGATCGTGGTTTGCGCCTGTCGAAGGACATCGCCACCGTATCCGGACCGAAGCTGGTTGACTTCAAGCGTGTCATACACGAGGACGCCACCTTTAGCGCCAAGGTGCAAAGCTTGCGCAAGGAGGTGGAACAGTACAGCGAACAATTCCCTCTGCCGGGCTATGAGGATTtctaa